Proteins from a genomic interval of Arvicola amphibius chromosome 14, mArvAmp1.2, whole genome shotgun sequence:
- the Neurog2 gene encoding neurogenin-2 has product MFVKTETLELKEEEEVLMLLGSASPASATLTPMSSSADEEEDEELRRPGAVLGQRGAEAGQGVQGSPGAGGCRPARLLGLVHECKRRPSRARAVSRGAKTAETVQRIKKTRRLKANNRERNRMHNLNAALDALREVLPTFPEDAKLTKIETLRFAHNYIWALTETLRLADHCAGAGGLQGALFSEAVLLSPGAALSASGDSPSPSSSSWSCTNSPASSSASSTSTSPYSCTLSPASPGSDVDYWQPPPPDKHRYAPHLPVARDCI; this is encoded by the coding sequence ATGTTCGTCAAAACTGAGACTCTGGagttgaaggaggaagaggaggtgctGATGCTGCTGGGCTCGGCTTCCCCGGCCTCGGCGACCCTGACTCCGATGTCCTCCAGTGcggacgaggaggaggacgaggagctGCGGCGGCCTGGCGCCGTGCTTGGGCAACGTGGGGCGGAAGCCGGGCAGGGGGTGCAGGGCAGTCCGGGTGCTGGGGGTTGCCGGCCAGCGCGGCTGCTGGGCTTGGTGCATGAGTGCAAGCGGCGCCCCTCGCGCGCCCGGGCTGTCTCCCGGGGAGCCAAGACGGCGGAGACAGTGCAGCGCATCAAGAAGACCCGCAGGCTGAAAGCCAACAACCGCGAGCGCAACCGCATGCACAACCTGAACGCGGCGCTGGACGCGCTGCGAGAGGTGTTGCCCACCTTTCCGGAGGATGCCAAGCTCACCAAGATCGAGACGCTCCGTTTCGCCCACAATTACATCTGGGCGCTCACCGAGACCCTGCGCCTGGCGGACCACTGCGCAGGCGCCGGCGGCCTCCAGGGGGCGCTCTTCTCCGAGGCGGTGCTGTTGAGCCCCGGAGCCGCGCTCAGCGCCAGCGGGGACAGCCCttcgccctcctcctcctcttggagCTGCACCAACAGCCCTGCGTCGTCCTCCGCGTCCTCCACCTCCACGTCCCCATACAGCTGTACTTTGTCGCCCGCTAGCCCCGGGTCAGATGTGGACTACTGGCAGCCCCCACCTCCGGATAAGCACCGTTATGCACCTCACCTGCCCGTCGCCAGGGACTGTATCTAG